Proteins from a genomic interval of Luteolibacter sp. Y139:
- a CDS encoding PilN domain-containing protein, whose product MSKQQEMSLLVPGARGWEIWKQATTGGFVLQSADGPARASELSSLPTGNLAMLFPVRGYHALPFKASSTDDSLFDDLAAMHAERLGVRADPMAGQLSDTFVVTKEEESATLLGVVLKSPGDGDLPPRSPKEFDISARAYEVRGEAVAVWMEFSRWVFAFYRNGKLLYSQATSSGGAAPDAGCLKDIHLALGQMAIQGLQLKPEAVHVWSPEGDAGSAGSLAGGFNVPIKVTPRPDPVLPEPRSKLLPADVRAARRAAKSRQQKTLAVAAVVIAYLGAAGWFGYGLWKDQSQIKKLKAQAESIAPAADRLAYEQHLAMWTELDLVVDGNKAPVEIMSRIAKAIPPNSGLRLKVADISANEIKINGEAQQAQPVSQFSVNLMKNMSEFKWENPPPSNSNKGWTFTFTGTRPDPNATK is encoded by the coding sequence TTGAGCAAACAACAGGAAATGTCGCTGCTAGTCCCGGGTGCCCGGGGCTGGGAAATCTGGAAGCAAGCTACGACCGGCGGCTTTGTGCTGCAATCGGCCGACGGTCCTGCGCGTGCCTCGGAGCTGAGCAGCCTGCCCACGGGCAATCTGGCGATGCTGTTCCCGGTGCGCGGCTATCACGCGCTGCCCTTCAAGGCGTCCAGCACGGATGACTCGCTCTTCGACGACCTGGCGGCGATGCATGCGGAGCGGCTGGGCGTGCGCGCCGATCCGATGGCGGGCCAGCTTTCCGATACTTTCGTTGTCACCAAGGAGGAAGAGTCCGCGACCTTGCTCGGGGTGGTGCTGAAGTCACCGGGCGATGGCGACTTGCCGCCGCGCAGCCCGAAGGAGTTCGATATTTCCGCGCGTGCCTATGAGGTCCGCGGCGAGGCGGTGGCGGTGTGGATGGAATTCAGCCGCTGGGTCTTCGCCTTCTACCGGAATGGCAAGCTGCTCTACTCGCAGGCCACCTCAAGCGGTGGTGCCGCGCCGGATGCGGGGTGCCTGAAGGATATTCACCTCGCGCTCGGGCAGATGGCCATCCAAGGCCTCCAGCTCAAGCCCGAGGCGGTGCATGTCTGGTCGCCGGAAGGCGATGCGGGCAGCGCCGGCAGTCTGGCGGGCGGCTTCAATGTCCCGATCAAGGTAACGCCGCGCCCGGATCCGGTGCTGCCGGAGCCGCGCAGCAAGCTGCTGCCGGCCGACGTCCGTGCGGCCCGCCGCGCGGCCAAGTCCCGCCAGCAGAAGACGCTGGCGGTGGCCGCGGTGGTGATCGCCTACCTCGGCGCGGCAGGCTGGTTCGGCTACGGGCTGTGGAAGGATCAAAGCCAGATCAAGAAGCTCAAGGCGCAAGCCGAGTCGATCGCCCCGGCGGCGGACCGGCTGGCCTACGAGCAGCATCTGGCGATGTGGACCGAGCTCGATCTGGTGGTGGATGGCAACAAGGCGCCGGTGGAAATCATGTCCCGGATCGCGAAGGCGATCCCGCCGAATTCGGGCCTGCGCCTCAAGGTGGCCGATATTTCCGCCAACGAAATCAAGATCAACGGTGAAGCGCAGCAGGCCCAGCCGGTCAGCCAGTTCAGCGTGAACCTGATGAAGAACATGTCCGAGTTCAAATGGGAGAACCCGCCGCCCTCCAACTCCAACAAGGGCTGGACTTTCACCTTCACCGGGACCCGTCCCGATCCCAACGCCACCAAGTGA
- a CDS encoding type II secretion system protein GspD — protein sequence MLSKSHFLLAGLIATGTALAQVPPPPPAGAPVQPGAIPAAQQAGLKTPDPRSIKQEGYLEPKINGERLAEIYSELTGRRVTVSNAAITAEFRFVQQGPITYGEAAELLKVAAVMEGFVFIPSGENHDRLVYSQNVATPGGEHLRTVTDAADLPEGEEVVTYVMQLKHIKPDEVVRTFTAVVKQFGNFGSVAAVPNAACVLITEKSSLIRRLIELQDVIDVPKSDVGTKFIKVQYADVQELSEILNEILNTNNQQQSTAGVQRVQNGAPAPVVAPGGAVPAAVPGVTGGEGGGAGEDVPIQIVPSPRTNQIFAMGRPVDIVFVESLVAGFDTPTDTRNYLRRKLKFLAVADFLPVAEQALQRAFGGSNNQGGATGGTQGGGRSGANFGGGGGGNNSRTNQASSSRSSGSSRSGSSGSSNGFGSSQSGSGSNGFGGSGGGSGGGSAGGGASGDTLVNNAPTAQLVGRTLLVADNITNSLVVQGPPASLEVIGQLLDEIDVKAEQVMISCIFGQLQLNDDLNYGLDFLREVESRGDNKIGGRGGSGAGPTLPLDGSAFDPGDLAATAGLGLYGKIGPYLNLYLQALQATTKFNIVARPTVFMANNQTGRIRSGQQIAVPTNSFNSGTTGQSTNIDYRDVVLDLEVTPLVNSPDEVTLQISVLNDEVVGSQVIEGVGEVPTISTRELLTTVTVPNNETIVLGGLITTRNNQKRSGIPLLSQIPYIGGIFGSTTNETDREELLVFIQPKIINDKGTLYDGQADVDSRYKFDDENREFIDGPGVLPTKEALGKPATSGKAKNAAPVPVVEEQVQAPHRVSSRPKGFVKNR from the coding sequence ATGTTGTCCAAATCGCATTTCCTCCTCGCCGGCCTGATCGCTACCGGGACCGCGCTAGCCCAAGTGCCACCGCCGCCACCGGCCGGGGCTCCCGTGCAACCGGGTGCCATCCCGGCCGCCCAGCAAGCGGGTTTGAAAACGCCTGATCCGAGGTCGATCAAACAGGAAGGCTATCTCGAACCAAAGATCAATGGCGAGCGTCTGGCGGAAATCTACTCCGAGCTGACCGGCCGCCGCGTGACCGTGAGCAACGCCGCGATCACGGCCGAGTTCCGGTTCGTGCAGCAGGGTCCGATCACCTACGGGGAAGCCGCGGAACTGCTCAAGGTGGCCGCGGTGATGGAAGGATTCGTTTTCATCCCGTCCGGCGAGAATCACGACCGGCTGGTTTATTCGCAGAACGTCGCTACCCCGGGTGGCGAGCACCTGCGCACCGTGACCGATGCCGCGGACCTGCCGGAGGGTGAGGAGGTCGTCACCTATGTGATGCAGCTGAAGCACATCAAGCCGGATGAGGTGGTGCGAACCTTCACTGCGGTCGTGAAGCAGTTCGGAAACTTCGGCTCGGTGGCCGCGGTGCCGAATGCGGCGTGCGTCCTCATCACGGAGAAGTCCTCGCTGATCCGCCGCCTGATCGAGCTTCAGGACGTGATCGACGTGCCGAAGAGCGATGTCGGCACGAAGTTCATCAAGGTCCAGTACGCGGACGTGCAGGAGCTTTCCGAGATCCTCAACGAGATTCTCAACACCAACAACCAGCAGCAGAGCACGGCCGGCGTGCAGCGCGTCCAGAACGGGGCTCCTGCACCGGTGGTAGCACCGGGCGGCGCCGTTCCAGCAGCGGTGCCGGGGGTGACGGGTGGTGAAGGCGGCGGGGCGGGGGAAGATGTGCCGATCCAGATCGTGCCGAGCCCGCGGACCAACCAGATCTTCGCGATGGGACGACCGGTGGACATCGTCTTCGTGGAAAGCCTCGTGGCAGGCTTTGACACGCCGACCGACACGCGCAACTACCTGCGCCGCAAGCTGAAGTTCCTGGCCGTGGCGGACTTCCTGCCGGTGGCCGAGCAGGCCCTGCAGCGTGCGTTCGGTGGTTCGAATAACCAAGGCGGCGCTACCGGTGGCACGCAGGGCGGCGGTCGCTCCGGCGCGAACTTCGGCGGCGGTGGTGGTGGCAACAATTCCCGCACCAACCAGGCTTCCTCTTCTCGCAGCAGTGGTAGCAGCCGCTCGGGAAGCAGCGGCAGCAGCAACGGCTTCGGTAGCAGTCAAAGCGGCAGTGGCAGCAACGGCTTCGGCGGTAGTGGCGGTGGCAGTGGTGGCGGTAGTGCCGGTGGCGGTGCCAGCGGTGACACCCTCGTCAACAACGCCCCGACTGCCCAGCTTGTCGGACGCACCTTGCTGGTGGCGGACAACATTACCAACTCACTGGTGGTCCAAGGTCCGCCAGCGAGCCTGGAGGTGATTGGCCAACTGCTCGACGAGATCGACGTGAAGGCCGAGCAGGTGATGATTTCCTGCATCTTCGGACAGCTCCAACTGAACGATGACCTGAACTACGGTCTGGATTTCCTCCGCGAAGTGGAAAGCCGCGGCGACAACAAGATCGGCGGTCGCGGGGGCAGTGGCGCGGGTCCGACCCTGCCGCTCGATGGCAGCGCCTTCGATCCCGGCGACCTTGCCGCGACGGCTGGCCTCGGCCTCTACGGGAAGATCGGTCCTTACCTGAATCTTTACCTTCAAGCGCTGCAGGCGACCACCAAGTTCAACATCGTTGCCCGTCCGACCGTGTTCATGGCGAACAACCAGACGGGCCGGATCCGCAGCGGTCAACAGATCGCAGTGCCGACCAACAGCTTCAACAGCGGCACCACCGGCCAGAGCACCAACATCGACTACCGCGACGTGGTGCTCGATCTGGAAGTGACCCCGCTGGTGAACTCGCCGGATGAAGTCACGCTCCAGATCTCGGTGCTGAATGACGAAGTCGTGGGCAGCCAGGTGATCGAAGGGGTCGGCGAGGTGCCGACCATTTCCACCCGCGAGTTGCTGACGACGGTCACCGTGCCGAACAACGAGACGATCGTGCTCGGTGGCTTGATCACCACACGCAACAACCAGAAGCGCTCGGGGATCCCGCTGCTCAGCCAGATCCCTTACATCGGGGGGATTTTTGGTTCGACGACGAACGAGACCGACCGCGAGGAGCTGCTCGTCTTCATCCAGCCGAAGATCATCAACGACAAGGGCACGCTCTATGACGGTCAGGCGGACGTTGACTCCCGCTACAAGTTCGACGACGAAAACCGCGAATTCATCGATGGTCCAGGCGTGCTGCCGACCAAGGAAGCGCTGGGCAAGCCGGCTACCTCTGGCAAGGCGAAGAACGCTGCGCCGGTGCCGGTGGTGGAAGAGCAGGTGCAGGCTCCGCATCGCGTTTCCAGCCGTCCGAAGGGCTTCGTTAAGAATCGCTGA
- a CDS encoding tetratricopeptide repeat protein has product MNEADLPPNVKALYLKARSAVQTNNYGYAIKLLQSILKDAPTFLVGRQALRHCEHLHTGGPKKTAKVFGFKTGGVGLMKVASQVKKDPAASLVMIEEELEKDPYNPEANDLLFEAFNAMGLPDSAAFALETVRKGHPEESKLLHKLAEFYLHREDPAKAAEVYRDIIKHHPTDSVAIKGEKDCTARASMQKGGWSETASMADLARNKGEAAELDAAGKTGLTRDQLEDRRDRLILKYNEDPNQLPIVKDLASIFEQLEDWSNSHTFYSWGFSLSNGDVALQTKAGHMKDKMEEQQLKDLEARAASNPDDPEVQAMLAERKSSRVAEMVEEAKARVDANPTDPTLRYQLGQAYFNAGDYSNAIPHLQQAKRNPHIQSKVLLLLGRTFKEKGMLDMAAKQLADALGDLVGMDNVKKEVLYEKGLIHEQMGDKQGALDAFKQIYEVDYGYRDVAQRVESSYGG; this is encoded by the coding sequence ATGAACGAAGCGGACCTTCCACCGAACGTGAAGGCCCTGTATCTGAAGGCCCGCAGTGCCGTTCAGACCAATAATTACGGCTACGCCATCAAGCTGCTGCAAAGCATCCTGAAGGATGCTCCAACCTTCCTTGTCGGGCGCCAGGCGCTCCGGCATTGCGAGCACCTCCACACCGGCGGCCCGAAGAAGACTGCCAAGGTCTTCGGTTTCAAGACCGGTGGCGTGGGCCTCATGAAGGTCGCCAGCCAAGTGAAGAAGGATCCCGCCGCCTCCCTCGTGATGATCGAGGAGGAACTGGAGAAGGATCCCTACAACCCGGAAGCCAACGATTTGCTTTTCGAAGCCTTCAACGCAATGGGGCTGCCGGATAGTGCCGCCTTCGCGCTGGAGACCGTTCGCAAGGGCCATCCGGAGGAATCCAAGCTGCTTCACAAGCTCGCCGAATTCTACCTTCACCGTGAGGATCCGGCGAAGGCTGCCGAGGTCTACCGCGACATCATCAAGCATCACCCGACCGACTCGGTCGCGATCAAGGGTGAGAAGGACTGCACCGCCCGTGCCTCGATGCAAAAGGGCGGCTGGAGTGAAACCGCCAGCATGGCGGACCTTGCGCGCAACAAGGGTGAGGCTGCCGAGCTCGATGCCGCCGGCAAGACCGGTCTGACCCGCGATCAGCTCGAAGATCGCCGCGATCGTCTCATCCTGAAGTACAACGAGGATCCGAACCAGCTTCCGATCGTCAAGGATCTGGCCAGCATCTTCGAGCAGCTCGAAGACTGGTCCAACTCGCATACCTTCTACTCGTGGGGCTTCAGCCTCAGCAACGGTGACGTGGCGCTGCAGACCAAGGCCGGCCACATGAAGGACAAGATGGAGGAGCAGCAGCTCAAGGATCTGGAAGCGCGTGCCGCTTCCAATCCCGACGACCCGGAAGTCCAGGCCATGCTTGCCGAGCGCAAGTCGTCCCGCGTCGCCGAAATGGTTGAGGAAGCCAAGGCTCGCGTCGACGCCAACCCGACCGACCCGACGCTCCGCTATCAGCTGGGTCAGGCTTATTTCAATGCCGGCGACTACAGCAATGCCATCCCTCACCTCCAGCAGGCCAAGCGCAACCCGCACATCCAGTCGAAGGTGCTGCTGCTGCTCGGCCGGACCTTCAAGGAGAAGGGCATGCTCGACATGGCTGCCAAGCAGCTCGCCGACGCGCTCGGCGACCTTGTCGGCATGGACAACGTGAAGAAGGAAGTCCTTTACGAGAAGGGCCTGATTCACGAGCAGATGGGCGACAAGCAAGGCGCGCTCGATGCCTTCAAGCAGATCTACGAAGTCGACTACGGCTATCGTGACGTGGCCCAACGCGTCGAGTCGTCGTACGGCGGCTGA
- a CDS encoding toxin-antitoxin system YwqK family antitoxin: MKRVDIEDCELGDDMVLFEGVPFSGILFALHDDGIIAYEHEFRDGFPDGISKDWHQNGVLRREACFKWGRVDGLVKEYYPNGERMLEKEVEFGATVALQRWGEEGRLVEDWVVDLDSATGRYVERCRREVAELGSRLNVGSRPGED, encoded by the coding sequence GTGAAGAGGGTCGACATTGAAGACTGCGAATTAGGTGACGACATGGTCCTTTTTGAGGGGGTGCCCTTCAGCGGCATTCTCTTCGCGTTGCATGACGATGGAATCATTGCCTATGAACATGAATTCCGAGACGGCTTTCCAGACGGCATCTCCAAGGATTGGCATCAGAATGGAGTGCTGCGGAGAGAGGCGTGCTTCAAATGGGGGCGCGTGGATGGGTTGGTAAAAGAGTACTACCCGAACGGAGAAAGGATGCTGGAAAAGGAAGTCGAGTTTGGTGCGACAGTCGCCCTGCAGCGATGGGGTGAGGAGGGCCGGTTGGTGGAAGATTGGGTCGTGGATCTGGACTCGGCCACGGGGAGATACGTGGAAAGATGCCGGAGGGAAGTTGCCGAGCTTGGCTCGCGCTTGAACGTTGGTTCAAGGCCGGGGGAGGATTGA
- a CDS encoding cytochrome-c peroxidase, whose amino-acid sequence MKKLLLLAVTALPAAAQVPVQAPAEAATVQTRRAGNQLVLDVQDPGNHAWRVQTSDHLGDWTNGATYRVFNGSLSIPMPLNGSRRFFRLNSDEAGTVSSDADSALLLPATFFNYANPTLPAHLLAPPIVAQDNTPANNATTNAGATLGRALFYDKRLSANQTISCASCHQAAHGFSDPKTFSVGFAGGLTGRNSMGLTSAKYYLREHYFWDERAATLEDQVLQPIQNSVEMGMTLDLLVTRLSAEPFYAELFADAFGTPAVTSDRISKALAQFVRSIISSRSKYDLGVPNFNNFTAQENQGRAIFNGAGNCNACHGSDNFVPGNLIFNNGLENPYIDKGVGAISGRIQDEGLFKVPSLRNIELTAPYMHDGRFATLEQVVEFYNSGVVNHPNLSAPLRNPPGGPNGGQPRRLNLTNAQKAALVAFLKTLTDTTVTTDEKFQDPFRYQAQ is encoded by the coding sequence GTGAAAAAGCTCCTCCTTCTCGCTGTCACCGCCCTCCCCGCCGCAGCCCAGGTGCCCGTGCAGGCCCCCGCCGAAGCGGCCACCGTGCAAACGCGCAGGGCGGGCAATCAGCTCGTTCTCGATGTCCAGGACCCGGGCAATCACGCCTGGCGCGTCCAGACTTCGGATCACCTTGGCGACTGGACCAATGGAGCCACCTACCGGGTCTTCAATGGCTCCCTGAGCATTCCCATGCCCCTCAATGGCTCGCGGCGCTTTTTCCGCCTGAACTCCGACGAAGCCGGCACCGTTTCCTCGGATGCGGACTCAGCCCTGCTCCTGCCGGCGACCTTCTTCAACTACGCGAATCCCACCCTGCCCGCCCACCTGCTGGCACCGCCCATCGTGGCCCAGGACAATACCCCGGCCAACAACGCCACCACCAACGCCGGTGCCACCCTCGGCCGCGCACTCTTCTACGACAAGCGGCTCTCGGCCAATCAGACCATCTCCTGCGCCTCATGCCATCAGGCCGCCCACGGCTTCTCGGATCCGAAGACATTCAGCGTCGGCTTCGCCGGCGGCCTGACCGGTCGCAACTCGATGGGACTCACCAGCGCGAAGTACTACCTCCGCGAACACTACTTCTGGGACGAGCGCGCCGCGACGCTCGAAGACCAAGTACTCCAGCCGATTCAAAACAGCGTCGAGATGGGCATGACCCTCGATCTGTTGGTCACACGACTGTCAGCCGAACCCTTCTACGCCGAGCTGTTCGCCGACGCCTTCGGAACACCCGCCGTGACCAGCGACCGCATCTCGAAGGCGCTCGCACAGTTCGTCCGCTCGATCATTTCCAGCCGCTCGAAGTATGACCTGGGGGTCCCCAACTTCAACAACTTCACCGCCCAGGAGAACCAGGGGCGCGCCATCTTCAATGGCGCCGGCAACTGCAACGCCTGCCACGGCAGCGATAACTTCGTGCCCGGCAACCTCATCTTCAACAACGGCCTCGAGAACCCCTACATCGACAAGGGCGTTGGCGCGATCAGTGGCCGGATCCAGGATGAAGGACTCTTCAAGGTGCCGTCGCTGCGAAATATCGAACTCACCGCGCCCTACATGCACGACGGTCGCTTCGCCACGCTCGAGCAAGTCGTCGAATTCTATAACAGCGGCGTGGTGAACCACCCGAACCTCTCCGCCCCGCTCCGCAATCCCCCCGGCGGCCCCAACGGCGGACAACCCCGCCGCCTCAACCTGACCAACGCCCAGAAGGCCGCCCTCGTCGCCTTCCTCAAGACCCTCACCGATACCACGGTGACCACCGACGAGAAATTTCAGGATCCCTTCCGCTATCAAGCGCAGTGA